The sequence TGAAATGACAATTGAGTGATTCGATCTGAGTCGTGAATGTCTTGCCTTGGTGGTGTAAAGCTGTGGGGATCAGATTTTCATAGGTTTTGAGAAAATCTGTGCCATAGCCCGTGGTAGGCAAGCCCTTCCATTGCTTGAAAAGCTCTCTAGCGGTCTTGATCGATCTACTACCACAGACAAAGCCAAGCACTTTGCCAACAGTAGAATCCAGCGCTACCCAGATCCAGCATTTAGATTTTTTTAGCAACAAAACTGCAGAGTTCATCGACCTCAATCAAAGAGCAGGCCTTCGTCTTGGGTTGGTTGACTGGTAACTGCCCTGCGGCCTGGACAAGCCAGCGGGAAAGAGTTTTGTGATGCACCCCGAGGATTCTGCCAATGGCTCTGAGCCCTAATCCTTCGAGGTATAGCTTTTGAGCCTGTTCTTTGAGGGCAGGATCCTTGCCCCTGCTCAGCGTCTGAA comes from SAR324 cluster bacterium and encodes:
- a CDS encoding IS1 family transposase, which encodes MNSAVLLLKKSKCWIWVALDSTVGKVLGFVCGSRSIKTARELFKQWKGLPTTGYGTDFLKTYENLIPTALHHQGKTFTTQIESLNCHF